From Deinococcus reticulitermitis, the proteins below share one genomic window:
- a CDS encoding c-type cytochrome, producing MSGESYSKRELTAIGAFVVASVLIGVGAYQLGFNLSGGRAVGAEMVAASAPAPVSGQSLYASNCAGCHGGKGEGGGVGPALANSLTWSLEDFSNAVLNGKSPDRELSPVMPRFAVTGLDGETATDEQVKAIHDYLGTLK from the coding sequence ATGAGCGGCGAGTCGTACAGCAAACGTGAACTCACGGCCATCGGGGCCTTCGTGGTGGCCTCGGTCCTGATCGGCGTCGGGGCCTACCAGCTCGGCTTCAACCTCAGCGGCGGGCGCGCGGTGGGCGCTGAGATGGTGGCCGCCAGCGCACCCGCTCCGGTCAGCGGCCAGAGCCTCTACGCGAGCAACTGCGCGGGCTGCCACGGCGGAAAAGGTGAGGGCGGCGGCGTCGGCCCGGCGCTCGCCAACTCCTTGACCTGGTCGCTGGAGGATTTCTCGAACGCGGTGCTCAACGGCAAAAGCCCCGACCGCGAACTCAGCCCGGTGATGCCGCGTTTCGCCGTGACCGGCCTCGACGGCGAGACCGCCACCGACGAGCAGGTCAAGGCCATTCACGATTACCTCGGCACGCTGAAATAG